A single Longimicrobium sp. DNA region contains:
- a CDS encoding DUF433 domain-containing protein, producing the protein MDYRERITIEPDKRGGKPCIRGMRITVYDVLGYLASGMSEAEVLADFPYLEPEDIRACYAFAADIERKLVAVPGL; encoded by the coding sequence ATGGACTACCGCGAGCGCATCACCATCGAGCCGGACAAGCGAGGCGGCAAGCCGTGCATCCGCGGCATGCGGATCACGGTGTACGACGTGCTCGGCTACCTGGCCTCAGGCATGAGCGAGGCCGAGGTCCTGGCCGACTTCCCCTACCTCGAGCCCGAAGACATCCGGGCCTGCTACGCCTTCGCGGCGGACATCGAGCGCAAGCTGGTGGCGGTCCCCGGCCTGTGA
- a CDS encoding nuclear transport factor 2 family protein, giving the protein MSVMDTVSPVHPARTDVGPLRPCPFCGGAAALEPDPWLDESVRVACGNGACPVKPKTEYLLACYAGELRAAWNGRAEQSTVPGRRPQMPESRIADLVRRYFASYQAVDREAMEDLLADDFTFTSPWDDHISRERYFAHCWPHAGSFRFREPMKIFAEGGEAFVRYETEGKPGGTFRNTEFFTFDGDRIRSIEVFFGFVPNAEAVRDAAADG; this is encoded by the coding sequence ATGAGCGTGATGGACACCGTGAGCCCCGTGCATCCGGCGCGTACGGACGTGGGCCCGCTCCGCCCCTGCCCCTTCTGCGGTGGAGCGGCGGCGCTGGAGCCGGACCCCTGGCTGGACGAGAGCGTCCGGGTCGCGTGCGGCAACGGCGCGTGCCCCGTGAAGCCGAAGACGGAGTACCTGCTCGCCTGCTACGCCGGCGAGCTGCGCGCGGCGTGGAACGGGCGCGCGGAGCAGTCGACCGTTCCTGGAAGGAGACCACAGATGCCCGAGAGCCGGATCGCGGACCTGGTCCGCCGCTACTTCGCCAGCTACCAGGCCGTCGACCGCGAGGCGATGGAAGATCTGCTGGCCGACGACTTCACCTTCACCAGCCCGTGGGACGACCACATCTCGCGGGAAAGGTACTTCGCGCACTGCTGGCCGCACGCGGGCAGCTTCCGCTTCCGCGAGCCCATGAAGATCTTCGCCGAGGGCGGCGAGGCCTTCGTGCGCTACGAGACCGAGGGGAAGCCCGGCGGCACCTTCCGCAACACCGAGTTCTTCACATTCGACGGCGACCGGATCCGCTCGATCGAGGTCTTCTTCGGCTTCGTGCCGAACGCGGAGGCGGTGAGGGACGCGGCGGCGGACGGGTGA
- a CDS encoding nucleoside deaminase yields MIPTITIDLPDWIDGAVEWERRYGTDEEKMRLAVELSRQNVLQGTGGPFGAVVFDRESGRAVGVGVNSVVRLNNCTLHGEMVAFMMAQARLRSFSLRTPGGHELVTSCEPCAMCLGATLWSGVTRVVCGAHRDDARRLHFEEGPVFPESHDYLRERGIEIVHGVLRAEANEVLELYRSRKGAIYNG; encoded by the coding sequence ATGATCCCGACCATCACGATAGACCTTCCTGACTGGATCGACGGCGCCGTGGAGTGGGAGCGGCGCTACGGGACCGACGAGGAGAAGATGCGCCTGGCCGTCGAGCTGTCGCGGCAGAACGTGCTGCAGGGCACGGGCGGGCCGTTCGGCGCCGTCGTCTTCGACCGGGAGAGCGGCAGGGCGGTGGGGGTGGGGGTCAACAGCGTGGTGCGGCTGAACAACTGCACGCTGCACGGCGAGATGGTGGCGTTCATGATGGCGCAGGCGCGGCTCCGCTCGTTCTCGCTGCGCACGCCCGGCGGCCACGAGCTGGTGACCAGCTGCGAGCCGTGCGCCATGTGCCTGGGCGCCACCCTCTGGAGCGGCGTCACCCGCGTGGTGTGCGGCGCCCACCGCGACGACGCGCGGCGGCTGCACTTCGAGGAGGGCCCCGTCTTCCCCGAGTCGCACGACTACCTGCGCGAGCGCGGCATCGAGATCGTGCACGGGGTGCTGCGCGCGGAGGCCAACGAGGTGCTGGAGCTCTACCGCTCCCGCAAGGGCGCCATCTACAACGGGTGA
- a CDS encoding metalloregulator ArsR/SmtB family transcription factor, protein MPTDRLSATFAALADPTRRAILARLSRGEATVTELAAPFDMSMPAVSRHLKVLERAGLIERGREAQWRPCRLQAEPLKEVEDWVEQYRRHWEESFARLDEYLRELQTRKKSDDSGNP, encoded by the coding sequence ATGCCGACGGATCGCCTCAGCGCCACCTTCGCGGCCCTCGCCGACCCCACGCGGCGGGCGATCCTGGCGCGCCTGTCCCGGGGCGAGGCCACGGTGACGGAGCTGGCGGCGCCGTTCGACATGAGCATGCCCGCCGTCTCCCGGCACCTGAAGGTGCTGGAGCGCGCGGGGCTGATCGAGCGCGGCCGCGAGGCGCAGTGGCGGCCCTGCCGGCTGCAGGCGGAACCGCTGAAGGAGGTGGAGGACTGGGTGGAGCAGTACCGCCGCCACTGGGAGGAGAGCTTCGCCCGGCTGGACGAGTACCTCCGTGAACTGCAGACCAGGAAGAAGAGCGATGACAGCGGGAATCCCTAG
- a CDS encoding PQQ-dependent sugar dehydrogenase — MRDTRFLPVVPLLAAALFAGCAPRSEASAEPASDRTAADQASPAAGAPDQAAQPCTPLETRDPNGTGQRPASQGQTRTCGVRSNVAFNVEVVARGLNKPWSVEPLPDGALLVTEKPGRMRIVSAAGQIGPPIAGVPEVDARGQGGLLDAALSPGFATDRTVYWSFTEPREGGNGTSVARGVLSADRTRLEQVRVILHTRPTYANNMHFGSRLAFDPQGNLYVTMGERSDRQTRPQAQQLDSHLGKTLRIRTDGSPAPGNPFIGRSGALPEIWTLGHRNIQAAAVDPRGQFWTIEHGTRGGDELNRIEPGKNYGWPVQAYGIEYRGGTISSALGEAATQRPGMEQPVYYWDPVIAPSGAQFYTGAAFPAWRGSLFVGGLASMRLVRLVVENGRVTGEEHLLTDRGKRIRDVRQGPDGALYVVTDDENGELWRIAPRR, encoded by the coding sequence ATGCGCGATACGAGATTCCTGCCCGTCGTCCCCCTGCTCGCGGCCGCCCTCTTCGCGGGGTGCGCCCCGCGCTCCGAGGCGTCCGCGGAGCCCGCGTCGGACCGGACCGCGGCGGACCAGGCCTCCCCGGCCGCGGGCGCGCCGGACCAGGCCGCCCAGCCGTGCACGCCGCTGGAGACGCGAGATCCGAACGGGACCGGCCAGCGTCCGGCATCCCAGGGGCAGACGCGCACCTGCGGCGTGCGGTCGAACGTCGCCTTCAACGTCGAGGTGGTGGCGAGGGGGCTGAACAAGCCGTGGTCGGTGGAGCCGCTCCCCGACGGCGCGCTGCTGGTCACCGAGAAGCCGGGGCGGATGCGCATCGTCTCCGCCGCGGGGCAGATCGGGCCGCCGATCGCGGGCGTCCCCGAGGTCGACGCCCGCGGCCAGGGCGGCCTCCTCGACGCGGCGCTGAGCCCGGGCTTCGCCACCGACCGCACGGTCTACTGGAGCTTCACCGAGCCGCGCGAGGGCGGCAACGGCACCAGCGTCGCGCGCGGCGTGCTCTCGGCGGACCGCACGCGGCTGGAGCAGGTGCGGGTGATCCTGCACACGCGCCCCACGTACGCCAACAACATGCACTTCGGCTCGCGGCTGGCGTTCGATCCCCAGGGGAACCTGTACGTCACCATGGGCGAGCGCTCGGACCGGCAGACGCGGCCGCAGGCGCAGCAGCTGGACAGCCACCTGGGCAAGACGCTGCGCATCCGCACCGACGGCTCGCCCGCGCCGGGGAACCCGTTCATCGGGCGGTCCGGCGCGCTGCCGGAGATCTGGACGCTGGGCCACCGCAACATCCAGGCGGCCGCCGTGGACCCGCGGGGCCAGTTCTGGACCATCGAGCACGGCACGCGCGGCGGCGACGAGCTGAACCGCATCGAGCCGGGGAAGAACTACGGCTGGCCCGTGCAGGCGTACGGCATCGAGTACCGGGGCGGCACCATCAGCTCGGCGCTGGGCGAGGCCGCGACGCAGCGCCCGGGGATGGAGCAGCCGGTCTACTACTGGGACCCGGTGATCGCGCCGTCGGGCGCGCAGTTCTACACGGGCGCCGCGTTCCCGGCGTGGCGGGGCAGCCTGTTCGTGGGAGGGCTCGCCTCGATGCGGCTGGTGCGGCTGGTGGTCGAGAACGGCCGCGTCACCGGCGAGGAGCACCTGCTCACCGACCGGGGGAAGCGCATCCGCGACGTGCGCCAGGGCCCCGACGGCGCCCTTTACGTGGTCACCGACGACGAGAACGGCGAGCTCTGGCGGATCGCGCCGCGCCGGTGA
- a CDS encoding VOC family protein, which produces MQINPYLVFNGQCAEAFRFYERVLGGRIEFMQTFGESPMGSETPPEWKDWVMHVSLDVDGQKLFGSDSPPEHFEKPAGTSVSINVERASEGERIFNALAEGGQVRMPFEKTFWAAGFGMCVDRFGTPWMVNCEKGD; this is translated from the coding sequence ATGCAGATCAACCCGTACCTCGTCTTCAACGGGCAGTGCGCCGAGGCATTCCGCTTCTACGAGCGGGTGCTCGGTGGCAGGATCGAGTTCATGCAGACCTTCGGCGAATCGCCGATGGGGAGCGAGACGCCGCCCGAGTGGAAGGACTGGGTCATGCACGTCAGCCTCGACGTGGACGGCCAGAAGCTGTTCGGCTCCGACAGCCCGCCCGAGCACTTCGAGAAGCCGGCGGGCACGTCCGTTTCGATCAACGTCGAGCGGGCGTCGGAGGGGGAGCGCATCTTCAACGCCCTGGCCGAAGGCGGGCAGGTGAGGATGCCGTTCGAGAAGACCTTCTGGGCCGCCGGCTTCGGCATGTGCGTCGACCGGTTCGGCACCCCGTGGATGGTCAACTGCGAGAAGGGCGACTGA
- a CDS encoding SRPBCC family protein gives MPVPPFAIDPDIHRAETLPAEVYHAPEWYARARERVFARSWQLVRGAERVKAPGHLLPFTLLEGCLDEPLVLACGEDAVVRCLSNVCTHRGTVVCEGETHARTLRCRYHGRRFALDGKMTFMPEFEGVENFPSPADDLPRLPLERWGPLSFTAVDPACTFDEWIGPVRERVGFLPLDELVFDPATSRDYLLNANWALYVDNYLEEFHIPFVHASLSDALDYSTYRTETFAWCSLQLGTTKHAAEAFALPAGHPDRGELIAAYYWWLFPNLMLNFYPWGLSVNVVQPLGPERTRVSFLSYVGDAARRASGAGADLHRVEMEDEEVVEAVQKGVRSRLYHRGRYSPRREVGTHHFHGLLAAALGGE, from the coding sequence ATGCCCGTCCCGCCGTTCGCCATCGACCCCGACATCCACCGCGCCGAGACGCTGCCGGCCGAGGTCTACCACGCGCCGGAGTGGTACGCGCGGGCGCGGGAGCGGGTGTTCGCGCGCAGCTGGCAGCTGGTGCGCGGGGCCGAGCGGGTGAAGGCGCCGGGGCACCTGCTGCCGTTCACGCTGCTGGAGGGGTGCCTGGACGAGCCGCTGGTGCTGGCGTGCGGGGAAGACGCGGTGGTGCGCTGCCTCTCCAACGTCTGCACGCACCGGGGCACGGTGGTGTGCGAGGGCGAGACGCACGCGCGGACCTTGCGCTGCCGCTACCACGGGCGGCGCTTCGCGCTGGACGGGAAGATGACCTTCATGCCCGAGTTCGAGGGCGTCGAGAACTTCCCCTCGCCGGCGGACGACCTGCCGCGGCTGCCGCTGGAGCGCTGGGGTCCGCTCTCCTTCACGGCGGTCGACCCCGCGTGCACGTTCGACGAGTGGATCGGGCCCGTGCGCGAGCGCGTGGGCTTCCTGCCGCTGGACGAGCTCGTCTTCGACCCGGCGACCTCGCGCGACTACCTGCTGAACGCCAACTGGGCGCTGTACGTCGACAACTACCTGGAGGAGTTCCACATCCCCTTCGTGCACGCCTCGCTCTCGGACGCGCTGGACTACTCCACGTACCGCACCGAGACCTTCGCCTGGTGCAGCCTGCAGCTGGGCACCACGAAGCACGCGGCCGAGGCGTTCGCGCTCCCGGCCGGCCACCCCGACCGGGGCGAGCTGATCGCGGCGTACTACTGGTGGCTCTTCCCCAACCTGATGCTCAACTTCTACCCCTGGGGGCTGTCGGTGAACGTGGTGCAGCCGCTGGGGCCGGAGCGCACGCGCGTCTCCTTCCTCTCGTACGTGGGGGACGCGGCGAGGCGCGCCTCGGGCGCCGGGGCGGACCTGCACCGCGTGGAGATGGAGGACGAGGAGGTGGTGGAGGCCGTGCAGAAGGGCGTGCGCTCGCGCCTGTACCACCGCGGCCGCTACTCGCCGCGCCGCGAGGTGGGGACGCACCACTTCCACGGCCTGCTCGCGGCCGCGCTGGGGGGAGAGTAG
- a CDS encoding YciI family protein → MRFMIVVKANPESEAGVLPSEQELREMGKFNEELVKAGVMLAGEGLHPSSKGVRIRYSGDQRTVVDGPFSETKELIAGFWLVQVRSKEEAVEWAKRAPFREGEVEIRQVFETEDFAASDPTGELREEEERLRARVAARQ, encoded by the coding sequence ATGCGCTTCATGATCGTGGTCAAGGCGAACCCCGAGTCCGAGGCCGGCGTCCTGCCGAGCGAGCAAGAGCTCAGGGAGATGGGGAAGTTCAACGAGGAGCTGGTGAAGGCCGGAGTGATGCTCGCGGGCGAGGGGCTCCACCCCAGCTCGAAGGGCGTGCGCATCCGGTACTCGGGCGACCAGCGCACGGTGGTCGACGGGCCGTTCTCCGAGACCAAAGAGCTGATCGCCGGATTCTGGTTGGTCCAGGTGCGGTCGAAGGAAGAGGCGGTCGAGTGGGCCAAGCGCGCACCCTTCCGCGAGGGCGAGGTGGAGATCCGCCAGGTGTTCGAGACGGAGGACTTCGCCGCCAGCGATCCCACGGGCGAGCTGCGCGAGGAGGAGGAGCGCCTGCGCGCGCGGGTGGCCGCGCGGCAGTAG
- a CDS encoding SRPBCC family protein, translated as MTADTSSTGAAAANAAEREMAFTRVFDAPRELVWEAWTDPAHVGHWWGPRGFTTTTHEMDVRPGGVWRFVMHGPDGTDYPNKVVYTEVVRPERLAYDHGGDDGTDDVSFQVVATFDDEGGRTRLTMRMLFASAEELRRVIEEFGAEEGANQTLDRLREYLVRM; from the coding sequence ATGACCGCAGACACGAGCAGCACCGGCGCCGCCGCCGCGAACGCCGCGGAGCGCGAGATGGCCTTCACGCGCGTGTTCGACGCGCCGCGGGAGCTGGTGTGGGAGGCGTGGACCGACCCGGCGCACGTCGGGCACTGGTGGGGCCCGCGGGGCTTCACCACCACCACCCACGAGATGGACGTGCGGCCGGGCGGCGTCTGGCGCTTCGTGATGCACGGCCCCGACGGCACCGACTATCCCAACAAGGTCGTCTACACCGAGGTGGTGAGGCCCGAGCGCCTGGCCTACGACCACGGCGGCGACGACGGCACCGACGACGTGAGCTTCCAGGTGGTCGCCACCTTCGACGACGAGGGCGGCCGGACCCGGCTCACCATGCGCATGCTCTTCGCGTCGGCCGAGGAGCTGCGCAGGGTGATCGAGGAGTTCGGGGCCGAGGAGGGCGCCAACCAGACTCTCGACCGCCTGCGCGAGTACCTGGTGCGGATGTGA
- a CDS encoding SRPBCC domain-containing protein, which yields MTAGIPSTAAAPAQVAWADGDLVVTRDFGAPRDLVFRAWTEAEHFARWWGPRNSTLSFCRLDARPGGTLHYCHRLPGDEDVWVAGVYREVAAPERIAFTCFFSDEAGGRVERPGFPPEMTITVTFAEHGGGTRVTARHMGLEEDRGEVQGWIEGLDRLEEYLAGASTTR from the coding sequence ATGACAGCGGGAATCCCTAGCACGGCCGCCGCCCCGGCGCAGGTGGCGTGGGCGGACGGCGACCTCGTCGTCACGCGCGACTTCGGCGCGCCGCGCGACCTGGTGTTCCGCGCCTGGACCGAAGCGGAGCACTTCGCGCGCTGGTGGGGGCCCAGGAACTCCACCCTGTCCTTCTGCCGGCTGGACGCCCGCCCCGGCGGAACCCTGCACTACTGCCACCGCCTCCCCGGCGACGAAGACGTCTGGGTCGCGGGCGTCTACCGCGAGGTCGCCGCGCCGGAGCGGATCGCCTTCACCTGCTTCTTCTCCGACGAGGCCGGCGGCCGCGTCGAGCGCCCCGGCTTCCCCCCGGAGATGACGATCACGGTCACCTTCGCCGAGCACGGCGGCGGGACGCGGGTCACCGCCCGGCACATGGGCCTCGAGGAGGACCGGGGCGAGGTGCAGGGCTGGATCGAGGGACTGGACCGCCTGGAGGAGTACCTGGCGGGCGCTTCAACAACGCGATGA
- a CDS encoding VOC family protein: MRIDTYLFFDGRCAEAFRFYERVLGGRIDFMQTAGESPVRDQTPPEQHDSILHVHLSVGDFVLMGSDAPPPHFEKPQGFSVSISVEEPGEAERIFRELSEGGQVRMPMEKTFWAARFGMCVDRFGTPWMVGCDKGD, encoded by the coding sequence ATGCGGATCGACACGTACCTCTTCTTCGACGGCCGGTGCGCCGAGGCGTTCCGCTTCTACGAGCGCGTGCTGGGCGGCAGGATCGACTTCATGCAGACGGCCGGCGAGTCGCCGGTGCGGGACCAGACCCCGCCCGAGCAGCACGACTCCATCCTCCACGTCCACCTGAGCGTGGGCGACTTCGTGCTGATGGGCTCCGACGCGCCGCCCCCGCACTTCGAGAAGCCGCAGGGGTTCTCGGTGTCGATCAGCGTCGAGGAGCCGGGCGAGGCGGAGCGGATCTTCCGCGAGCTGTCGGAAGGCGGGCAGGTGCGGATGCCGATGGAGAAGACCTTCTGGGCCGCCCGCTTCGGCATGTGCGTCGACCGGTTCGGCACGCCGTGGATGGTCGGCTGCGACAAGGGCGACTGA
- a CDS encoding VOC family protein produces the protein MQIVPYLSFDGRCAEAFRFYERVLGGKIEFMQSYGDSPMRDQAPPGWQDRVMHATLSVASHTLMGADNPPEHYRKPQGTSLAINLADAAEAERIFAALAEGGEVAMPLQKTFWAGRFGMLTDRFGTPWLVNCEQGD, from the coding sequence ATGCAGATCGTCCCGTACCTCAGCTTCGACGGCCGGTGCGCCGAGGCGTTCCGCTTCTACGAGCGGGTGCTCGGCGGGAAGATCGAGTTCATGCAGAGCTACGGCGACTCGCCGATGCGGGACCAGGCGCCGCCCGGCTGGCAGGACCGGGTCATGCACGCCACCCTCTCCGTGGCCAGCCACACCCTGATGGGCGCCGACAACCCGCCCGAGCACTACCGGAAGCCGCAGGGCACGTCCCTGGCGATCAACCTCGCCGACGCGGCCGAGGCCGAGCGCATCTTCGCCGCGCTGGCGGAAGGCGGGGAGGTGGCGATGCCGCTGCAGAAGACCTTCTGGGCCGGCCGCTTCGGCATGCTCACCGACCGGTTCGGCACTCCGTGGCTCGTCAACTGCGAGCAGGGCGACTGA
- a CDS encoding DoxX family protein — MSIFAPSPSPWTGRMLSVFRIVAGAMFIMAGTMKLFGYPPSPVPDTPPIPVMSQMWIGGVLELVGGLLITLGLFTRPTAFVLAGEMAVAYFQFHAPTAFWPTTNMGMPAVMYCFFYLYLMFAGAGPWSLDALVARSRGEAASPELRMAGA; from the coding sequence ATGTCGATCTTCGCGCCCTCGCCTTCGCCCTGGACCGGCCGCATGCTGAGCGTCTTCCGCATCGTCGCCGGCGCGATGTTCATCATGGCCGGGACGATGAAGCTGTTCGGCTACCCGCCCAGCCCCGTGCCGGACACGCCGCCGATCCCGGTGATGTCGCAGATGTGGATCGGCGGCGTGCTCGAGTTGGTGGGCGGGCTGCTCATCACGCTCGGCCTGTTCACGCGGCCGACAGCGTTCGTGCTGGCGGGCGAGATGGCCGTGGCGTACTTCCAGTTCCACGCGCCCACGGCGTTCTGGCCGACCACGAACATGGGCATGCCCGCGGTGATGTACTGCTTCTTCTACCTGTACCTGATGTTCGCCGGCGCGGGGCCGTGGAGCCTCGACGCGCTGGTCGCCCGCTCACGCGGCGAAGCGGCGTCGCCCGAGTTGCGCATGGCCGGCGCGTGA
- a CDS encoding YciI family protein, which yields MRFVIIRRADAETEAGAAPSEELFAAMMKYNEELADAGAFLGGDGLQPTSRGALVRFSGGRPTVTDGPFTEAKELVAGFTLIEAASKEEAIEWAKRWPPLDGNGEVELEIRQVYEAEDFAAADPTGELRQTVERLRGRAAEQR from the coding sequence ATGCGGTTCGTGATCATCCGCAGGGCCGACGCGGAGACCGAGGCGGGCGCCGCTCCCAGCGAGGAGCTGTTCGCCGCCATGATGAAGTACAACGAGGAGCTCGCGGACGCCGGCGCGTTCCTCGGGGGCGACGGGCTCCAGCCCACCTCCAGGGGCGCGCTCGTCAGGTTCTCGGGCGGCAGGCCCACCGTGACGGACGGGCCCTTCACCGAGGCCAAGGAGCTGGTCGCCGGCTTCACGCTGATCGAGGCGGCGTCGAAGGAAGAGGCGATCGAGTGGGCGAAGCGCTGGCCCCCGCTGGACGGCAACGGCGAGGTGGAGCTGGAGATCCGCCAGGTCTACGAGGCGGAGGACTTCGCCGCGGCCGACCCCACGGGCGAGCTGCGGCAGACGGTGGAGCGCCTGCGCGGGCGGGCGGCCGAGCAGCGGTAG
- the tsaA gene encoding tRNA (N6-threonylcarbamoyladenosine(37)-N6)-methyltransferase TrmO — protein sequence MTADVFTLTPIGRVSSPLTDPARAPKQGNEGAPEAWLVFEPGFEEGLRDLRAGEEVLVLTWLDRADRGVLRVHPRDDESAPLRGVFSTRSADRPNPVGIHRVRIAAAESPTRFRVADMEAIDGTPVVDVKPVLDPARER from the coding sequence ATGACGGCGGACGTGTTCACGCTCACTCCCATCGGCCGCGTCAGCTCGCCGCTCACGGACCCCGCGCGGGCGCCGAAGCAGGGGAACGAGGGGGCGCCCGAGGCGTGGCTCGTCTTCGAGCCCGGGTTCGAGGAAGGCTTGAGGGACCTGCGGGCGGGCGAGGAGGTCCTGGTGCTGACCTGGCTGGACCGCGCCGACCGCGGCGTGCTGCGCGTGCACCCGCGCGACGACGAGAGCGCCCCGCTGCGCGGCGTGTTCAGCACCCGCTCGGCGGACCGGCCCAACCCCGTGGGGATCCACCGCGTCCGGATCGCCGCGGCCGAGAGCCCCACCCGCTTCCGGGTGGCGGACATGGAAGCGATCGACGGGACGCCGGTCGTCGACGTCAAGCCGGTCCTCGACCCCGCGCGGGAGCGGTAG
- a CDS encoding YciI family protein encodes MRFLSIYKAAEASAPPTPEEMARMNALVEEMTSRGVLLATEGCLPSALGARVRRSGEQVSVTDGPFTESKELVAGFAILEAASKEEAVELTRRFLDVAGDGECEIRQLFGPADFGGCAGVEHAGAELAAQA; translated from the coding sequence ATGCGATTCCTGTCGATCTACAAGGCCGCGGAGGCAAGCGCTCCCCCCACGCCCGAGGAGATGGCGCGGATGAACGCGCTCGTCGAGGAGATGACGAGCCGGGGCGTGCTGCTGGCCACCGAGGGGTGCCTGCCGAGCGCGCTCGGGGCGCGCGTCCGGCGCTCCGGCGAGCAGGTGTCGGTGACCGACGGGCCCTTCACCGAATCGAAGGAGCTGGTGGCCGGCTTCGCGATCCTGGAGGCGGCCTCGAAGGAGGAGGCGGTCGAGCTGACCCGGCGCTTCCTGGACGTGGCCGGCGACGGCGAGTGCGAGATCCGCCAGCTCTTCGGGCCGGCCGACTTCGGCGGGTGCGCCGGGGTGGAGCACGCCGGCGCCGAGCTGGCCGCGCAGGCGTAG
- a CDS encoding DUF5615 family PIN-like protein produces the protein MRLLFDQNLSPRLVRLLADIYPECMHVHMLGMGAASDTEIWAYAAENGYTVVSKDSDFHQRSLLLGAPPKVVWLRLGNCSVAETASLLRERFISVSYFHDDPEAAFLALSPGV, from the coding sequence GTGAGGCTCCTCTTCGACCAGAACCTCTCGCCGCGGCTGGTGCGTCTGCTGGCCGACATCTACCCCGAGTGCATGCACGTGCACATGCTGGGGATGGGCGCGGCCTCCGACACCGAGATCTGGGCGTACGCGGCGGAGAACGGCTACACCGTCGTCTCCAAGGACTCCGACTTCCACCAGCGCAGCCTTCTGCTGGGCGCCCCGCCCAAGGTCGTCTGGCTACGCCTGGGAAACTGCTCCGTCGCGGAAACCGCTTCCCTGCTGAGGGAGCGGTTCATCTCCGTGAGCTACTTCCACGACGACCCCGAGGCCGCGTTCCTGGCGCTTTCCCCCGGCGTCTGA
- a CDS encoding YciI family protein, with amino-acid sequence MRYMIMFKADRDTEDAAPACMVLPEMQRFIGELRRDGVLVATEGLKPSHTGAARVRFSGGRVSVVDGPFTEAKELVAGFVLVEVPSKEDAVALAGRFLRIAGDGTASEVREVFDAPPH; translated from the coding sequence ATGCGGTACATGATCATGTTCAAGGCCGACCGGGACACGGAAGACGCCGCTCCGGCGTGCATGGTGCTCCCGGAGATGCAGCGGTTCATCGGCGAGCTGCGGCGGGACGGCGTGCTGGTCGCCACCGAGGGGCTCAAGCCGAGCCACACGGGGGCGGCCCGCGTCCGCTTCTCCGGCGGCAGGGTGTCCGTCGTGGACGGGCCCTTCACCGAGGCCAAGGAGCTCGTCGCCGGCTTCGTGCTGGTCGAGGTGCCGTCGAAGGAAGACGCCGTGGCGCTGGCCGGGCGCTTCCTCCGCATCGCGGGCGACGGCACCGCCTCGGAGGTGCGCGAGGTGTTCGACGCGCCGCCGCACTGA